In a genomic window of Struthio camelus isolate bStrCam1 chromosome 16, bStrCam1.hap1, whole genome shotgun sequence:
- the VEZF1 gene encoding vascular endothelial zinc finger 1 isoform X2 — MEANWTAFLFQAHEASHHQQQAAQNSLLPLLSSAVEPPDQKPILPLPITQKPQPAPETLKDAIVGIKKEKPKTSFVCTYCSKAFRDSYHLRRHESCHTGIKLVSRPKKTPTTMVPLISTIAGDNSRSSLVSTIAGILSTVTTSSSATNPSSSAGATAMAVTQTVKKPSKPVKKNHACEMCGKAFRDVYHLNRHKLSHSDEKPFECPICNQRFKRKDRMTYHVRSHEGGITKPYTCGVCGKGFSRPDHLSCHVKHVHSTERPFKCQTCTAAFATKDRLRTHMVRHEGKVSCNICGKLLSAAYITSHLKTHGQSQSINCNTCKQGINKTCMSEETSNQKQQQQQQQQQQQQQQQQQQQQQQQQQQQQQQQQQHVTSWPGKQVETLRLWEEAVKARKKECQFTFEKAIEYVPFEAANLCQTSTAATTPVTLTTPFNITSSVASGTITNPVTVAAAMSMRSPVNVSSAVNISSPMNLGHPVTITSPLSMTSPLTLTTPVNLPTPVTAPVNIAHPVTITSPMNLPTPMTLAGPLNIAMRPVESMPFLPQALPTSPPW; from the exons gcacacgAAGCCTCACATCACCAACAGCAGGCAGCACAGAACAGTTTGTTGCCTCTCCTGAGCTCTGCTGTTGAGCCACCCGATCAGAAGCCGATTCTGCCCTTACCAATAACGCAGAAACCTCAGCCTGCACCAGAAACGTTAAAGGATGCTATTGTTgggattaaaaaggaaaaacctaaAACCTCCTTTGTGTGCACTTACTGCAGCAAAGCTTTCAGGGACAGCTACCATTTGAGGCGTCACGAGTCCTGCCACACAGGGATAAAGTTAGTGTCACGGCCAAAGAAAACTCCCACCACAATGGTGCCCCTTATCTCGACCATCGCTGGTGACAACAGCCGAAGTTCATTGGTTTCGACTATCGCAGGCATCCTTTCCACAGTCACTACGTCTTCCTCTGCCACCAACCCCAGCAGTAGTGCCGGTGCAACGGCTATGGCAGTGACTCAGACCGTGAAGAAGCCCAGCAAGCCCGTTAAGAAGAACCATGCTTGTGAGATGTGTGGAAAGGCCTTCAGGGATGTGTATCACCTCAACCGGCACAAGCTGTCCCACTCAGATGAAAAACCCTTTGAATGTCCAATTTGCAATCAGCGCTTCAAGAGAAAGGATCGCATGACCTACCATGTGAGGTCTCATGAAGGTGGCATCACGAAACCATACACCTGTGGTGTTTGTGGAAAAGGCTTCTCGAG GCCTGATCATTTAAGCTGTCACGTTAAACACGTTCACTCAACAGAGAGACCCTTCAAATGCCAA ACGTGCACTGCTGCCTTTGCCACCAAAGACAGACTGCGGACACACATGGTGCGCCATGAAGGAAAGGTATCGTGTAATATCTGTGGTAAACTTCTGAGTGCAGCATATATCACCAGCCACTTAAAGACACACGGGCAGAGCCAAAGTATCAACTGTAATACCTGTAAACAAGGCATCAATAAAA CGTGCATGAGTGAAGAGACCAGCaatcagaagcagcagcagcagcagcagcaacagcagcagcagcaacagcaacagcaacagcagcagcagcagcagcagcagcagcaacagcagcagcaacagcagcaacatgtAACAAGTTGGCCTGGAAAGCAGGTAGAGACCTTGAGATTATGGGAAGAGGCCGtcaaagcaaggaagaaag AATGTCAGTTCACCTTTGAGAAGGCTATAGAGTACGTACCATTCG AAGCTGCTAACTTGTGCCAAACCTCCACTGCTGCTACTACGCCTGTGACTCTTACTACTCCATTCAATATAACGTCCTCTGTGGCTTCTGGGACTATCACAAACCCAGTCACAGTGGCAGCTGCAATGAGCATGAGAAGTCCAGTAAATGTATCAAGTGCAGTTAATATATCCAGTCCGATGAACTTAGGGCATCCTGTAACTATAACCAGTCCATTATCCATGACATCTCCATTAACGCTCACCACACCAGTCAATTTACCTACCCCAGTAACCGCTCCAGTGAATATAGCACATCCAGTCACTATAACATCTCCTATGAACCTCCCAACACCAATGACGTTAGCTGGTCCATTAAATATAGCAATGAGACCAGTAGAGAGCATGCCTTTCCTGCCCCAAGCCTTGCCCACATCTCCTCCCTGGTAA
- the VEZF1 gene encoding vascular endothelial zinc finger 1 isoform X1 — protein MEANWTAFLFQAHEASHHQQQAAQNSLLPLLSSAVEPPDQKPILPLPITQKPQPAPETLKDAIVGIKKEKPKTSFVCTYCSKAFRDSYHLRRHESCHTGIKLVSRPKKTPTTMVPLISTIAGDNSRSSLVSTIAGILSTVTTSSSATNPSSSAGATAMAVTQTVKKPSKPVKKNHACEMCGKAFRDVYHLNRHKLSHSDEKPFECPICNQRFKRKDRMTYHVRSHEGGITKPYTCGVCGKGFSRYHVENPRPDHLSCHVKHVHSTERPFKCQTCTAAFATKDRLRTHMVRHEGKVSCNICGKLLSAAYITSHLKTHGQSQSINCNTCKQGINKTCMSEETSNQKQQQQQQQQQQQQQQQQQQQQQQQQQQQQQQQQQHVTSWPGKQVETLRLWEEAVKARKKECQFTFEKAIEYVPFEAANLCQTSTAATTPVTLTTPFNITSSVASGTITNPVTVAAAMSMRSPVNVSSAVNISSPMNLGHPVTITSPLSMTSPLTLTTPVNLPTPVTAPVNIAHPVTITSPMNLPTPMTLAGPLNIAMRPVESMPFLPQALPTSPPW, from the exons gcacacgAAGCCTCACATCACCAACAGCAGGCAGCACAGAACAGTTTGTTGCCTCTCCTGAGCTCTGCTGTTGAGCCACCCGATCAGAAGCCGATTCTGCCCTTACCAATAACGCAGAAACCTCAGCCTGCACCAGAAACGTTAAAGGATGCTATTGTTgggattaaaaaggaaaaacctaaAACCTCCTTTGTGTGCACTTACTGCAGCAAAGCTTTCAGGGACAGCTACCATTTGAGGCGTCACGAGTCCTGCCACACAGGGATAAAGTTAGTGTCACGGCCAAAGAAAACTCCCACCACAATGGTGCCCCTTATCTCGACCATCGCTGGTGACAACAGCCGAAGTTCATTGGTTTCGACTATCGCAGGCATCCTTTCCACAGTCACTACGTCTTCCTCTGCCACCAACCCCAGCAGTAGTGCCGGTGCAACGGCTATGGCAGTGACTCAGACCGTGAAGAAGCCCAGCAAGCCCGTTAAGAAGAACCATGCTTGTGAGATGTGTGGAAAGGCCTTCAGGGATGTGTATCACCTCAACCGGCACAAGCTGTCCCACTCAGATGAAAAACCCTTTGAATGTCCAATTTGCAATCAGCGCTTCAAGAGAAAGGATCGCATGACCTACCATGTGAGGTCTCATGAAGGTGGCATCACGAAACCATACACCTGTGGTGTTTGTGGAAAAGGCTTCTCGAGGTACCATGTAGAAAATCCCAG GCCTGATCATTTAAGCTGTCACGTTAAACACGTTCACTCAACAGAGAGACCCTTCAAATGCCAA ACGTGCACTGCTGCCTTTGCCACCAAAGACAGACTGCGGACACACATGGTGCGCCATGAAGGAAAGGTATCGTGTAATATCTGTGGTAAACTTCTGAGTGCAGCATATATCACCAGCCACTTAAAGACACACGGGCAGAGCCAAAGTATCAACTGTAATACCTGTAAACAAGGCATCAATAAAA CGTGCATGAGTGAAGAGACCAGCaatcagaagcagcagcagcagcagcagcaacagcagcagcagcaacagcaacagcaacagcagcagcagcagcagcagcagcagcaacagcagcagcaacagcagcaacatgtAACAAGTTGGCCTGGAAAGCAGGTAGAGACCTTGAGATTATGGGAAGAGGCCGtcaaagcaaggaagaaag AATGTCAGTTCACCTTTGAGAAGGCTATAGAGTACGTACCATTCG AAGCTGCTAACTTGTGCCAAACCTCCACTGCTGCTACTACGCCTGTGACTCTTACTACTCCATTCAATATAACGTCCTCTGTGGCTTCTGGGACTATCACAAACCCAGTCACAGTGGCAGCTGCAATGAGCATGAGAAGTCCAGTAAATGTATCAAGTGCAGTTAATATATCCAGTCCGATGAACTTAGGGCATCCTGTAACTATAACCAGTCCATTATCCATGACATCTCCATTAACGCTCACCACACCAGTCAATTTACCTACCCCAGTAACCGCTCCAGTGAATATAGCACATCCAGTCACTATAACATCTCCTATGAACCTCCCAACACCAATGACGTTAGCTGGTCCATTAAATATAGCAATGAGACCAGTAGAGAGCATGCCTTTCCTGCCCCAAGCCTTGCCCACATCTCCTCCCTGGTAA
- the VEZF1 gene encoding vascular endothelial zinc finger 1 isoform X3: protein MEANWTAFLFQAHEASHHQQQAAQNSLLPLLSSAVEPPDQKPILPLPITQKPQPAPETLKDAIVGIKKEKPKTSFVCTYCSKAFRDSYHLRRHESCHTGIKLVSRPKKTPTTMVPLISTIAGDNSRSSLVSTIAGILSTVTTSSSATNPSSSAGATAMAVTQTVKKPSKPVKKNHACEMCGKAFRDVYHLNRHKLSHSDEKPFECPICNQRFKRKDRMTYHVRSHEGGITKPYTCGVCGKGFSRYHVENPRPDHLSCHVKHVHSTERPFKCQTCTAAFATKDRLRTHMVRHEGKVSCNICGKLLSAAYITSHLKTHGQSQSINCNTCKQGINKTCMSEETSNQKQQQQQQQQQQQQQQQQQQQQQQQQQQQQQQQQQHVTSWPGKQVETLRLWEEAVKARKKEAANLCQTSTAATTPVTLTTPFNITSSVASGTITNPVTVAAAMSMRSPVNVSSAVNISSPMNLGHPVTITSPLSMTSPLTLTTPVNLPTPVTAPVNIAHPVTITSPMNLPTPMTLAGPLNIAMRPVESMPFLPQALPTSPPW from the exons gcacacgAAGCCTCACATCACCAACAGCAGGCAGCACAGAACAGTTTGTTGCCTCTCCTGAGCTCTGCTGTTGAGCCACCCGATCAGAAGCCGATTCTGCCCTTACCAATAACGCAGAAACCTCAGCCTGCACCAGAAACGTTAAAGGATGCTATTGTTgggattaaaaaggaaaaacctaaAACCTCCTTTGTGTGCACTTACTGCAGCAAAGCTTTCAGGGACAGCTACCATTTGAGGCGTCACGAGTCCTGCCACACAGGGATAAAGTTAGTGTCACGGCCAAAGAAAACTCCCACCACAATGGTGCCCCTTATCTCGACCATCGCTGGTGACAACAGCCGAAGTTCATTGGTTTCGACTATCGCAGGCATCCTTTCCACAGTCACTACGTCTTCCTCTGCCACCAACCCCAGCAGTAGTGCCGGTGCAACGGCTATGGCAGTGACTCAGACCGTGAAGAAGCCCAGCAAGCCCGTTAAGAAGAACCATGCTTGTGAGATGTGTGGAAAGGCCTTCAGGGATGTGTATCACCTCAACCGGCACAAGCTGTCCCACTCAGATGAAAAACCCTTTGAATGTCCAATTTGCAATCAGCGCTTCAAGAGAAAGGATCGCATGACCTACCATGTGAGGTCTCATGAAGGTGGCATCACGAAACCATACACCTGTGGTGTTTGTGGAAAAGGCTTCTCGAGGTACCATGTAGAAAATCCCAG GCCTGATCATTTAAGCTGTCACGTTAAACACGTTCACTCAACAGAGAGACCCTTCAAATGCCAA ACGTGCACTGCTGCCTTTGCCACCAAAGACAGACTGCGGACACACATGGTGCGCCATGAAGGAAAGGTATCGTGTAATATCTGTGGTAAACTTCTGAGTGCAGCATATATCACCAGCCACTTAAAGACACACGGGCAGAGCCAAAGTATCAACTGTAATACCTGTAAACAAGGCATCAATAAAA CGTGCATGAGTGAAGAGACCAGCaatcagaagcagcagcagcagcagcagcaacagcagcagcagcaacagcaacagcaacagcagcagcagcagcagcagcagcagcaacagcagcagcaacagcagcaacatgtAACAAGTTGGCCTGGAAAGCAGGTAGAGACCTTGAGATTATGGGAAGAGGCCGtcaaagcaaggaagaaag AAGCTGCTAACTTGTGCCAAACCTCCACTGCTGCTACTACGCCTGTGACTCTTACTACTCCATTCAATATAACGTCCTCTGTGGCTTCTGGGACTATCACAAACCCAGTCACAGTGGCAGCTGCAATGAGCATGAGAAGTCCAGTAAATGTATCAAGTGCAGTTAATATATCCAGTCCGATGAACTTAGGGCATCCTGTAACTATAACCAGTCCATTATCCATGACATCTCCATTAACGCTCACCACACCAGTCAATTTACCTACCCCAGTAACCGCTCCAGTGAATATAGCACATCCAGTCACTATAACATCTCCTATGAACCTCCCAACACCAATGACGTTAGCTGGTCCATTAAATATAGCAATGAGACCAGTAGAGAGCATGCCTTTCCTGCCCCAAGCCTTGCCCACATCTCCTCCCTGGTAA
- the VEZF1 gene encoding vascular endothelial zinc finger 1 isoform X4, which produces MEANWTAFLFQAHEASHHQQQAAQNSLLPLLSSAVEPPDQKPILPLPITQKPQPAPETLKDAIVGIKKEKPKTSFVCTYCSKAFRDSYHLRRHESCHTGIKLVSRPKKTPTTMVPLISTIAGDNSRSSLVSTIAGILSTVTTSSSATNPSSSAGATAMAVTQTVKKPSKPVKKNHACEMCGKAFRDVYHLNRHKLSHSDEKPFECPICNQRFKRKDRMTYHVRSHEGGITKPYTCGVCGKGFSRPDHLSCHVKHVHSTERPFKCQTCTAAFATKDRLRTHMVRHEGKVSCNICGKLLSAAYITSHLKTHGQSQSINCNTCKQGINKTCMSEETSNQKQQQQQQQQQQQQQQQQQQQQQQQQQQQQQQQQQHVTSWPGKQVETLRLWEEAVKARKKEAANLCQTSTAATTPVTLTTPFNITSSVASGTITNPVTVAAAMSMRSPVNVSSAVNISSPMNLGHPVTITSPLSMTSPLTLTTPVNLPTPVTAPVNIAHPVTITSPMNLPTPMTLAGPLNIAMRPVESMPFLPQALPTSPPW; this is translated from the exons gcacacgAAGCCTCACATCACCAACAGCAGGCAGCACAGAACAGTTTGTTGCCTCTCCTGAGCTCTGCTGTTGAGCCACCCGATCAGAAGCCGATTCTGCCCTTACCAATAACGCAGAAACCTCAGCCTGCACCAGAAACGTTAAAGGATGCTATTGTTgggattaaaaaggaaaaacctaaAACCTCCTTTGTGTGCACTTACTGCAGCAAAGCTTTCAGGGACAGCTACCATTTGAGGCGTCACGAGTCCTGCCACACAGGGATAAAGTTAGTGTCACGGCCAAAGAAAACTCCCACCACAATGGTGCCCCTTATCTCGACCATCGCTGGTGACAACAGCCGAAGTTCATTGGTTTCGACTATCGCAGGCATCCTTTCCACAGTCACTACGTCTTCCTCTGCCACCAACCCCAGCAGTAGTGCCGGTGCAACGGCTATGGCAGTGACTCAGACCGTGAAGAAGCCCAGCAAGCCCGTTAAGAAGAACCATGCTTGTGAGATGTGTGGAAAGGCCTTCAGGGATGTGTATCACCTCAACCGGCACAAGCTGTCCCACTCAGATGAAAAACCCTTTGAATGTCCAATTTGCAATCAGCGCTTCAAGAGAAAGGATCGCATGACCTACCATGTGAGGTCTCATGAAGGTGGCATCACGAAACCATACACCTGTGGTGTTTGTGGAAAAGGCTTCTCGAG GCCTGATCATTTAAGCTGTCACGTTAAACACGTTCACTCAACAGAGAGACCCTTCAAATGCCAA ACGTGCACTGCTGCCTTTGCCACCAAAGACAGACTGCGGACACACATGGTGCGCCATGAAGGAAAGGTATCGTGTAATATCTGTGGTAAACTTCTGAGTGCAGCATATATCACCAGCCACTTAAAGACACACGGGCAGAGCCAAAGTATCAACTGTAATACCTGTAAACAAGGCATCAATAAAA CGTGCATGAGTGAAGAGACCAGCaatcagaagcagcagcagcagcagcagcaacagcagcagcagcaacagcaacagcaacagcagcagcagcagcagcagcagcagcaacagcagcagcaacagcagcaacatgtAACAAGTTGGCCTGGAAAGCAGGTAGAGACCTTGAGATTATGGGAAGAGGCCGtcaaagcaaggaagaaag AAGCTGCTAACTTGTGCCAAACCTCCACTGCTGCTACTACGCCTGTGACTCTTACTACTCCATTCAATATAACGTCCTCTGTGGCTTCTGGGACTATCACAAACCCAGTCACAGTGGCAGCTGCAATGAGCATGAGAAGTCCAGTAAATGTATCAAGTGCAGTTAATATATCCAGTCCGATGAACTTAGGGCATCCTGTAACTATAACCAGTCCATTATCCATGACATCTCCATTAACGCTCACCACACCAGTCAATTTACCTACCCCAGTAACCGCTCCAGTGAATATAGCACATCCAGTCACTATAACATCTCCTATGAACCTCCCAACACCAATGACGTTAGCTGGTCCATTAAATATAGCAATGAGACCAGTAGAGAGCATGCCTTTCCTGCCCCAAGCCTTGCCCACATCTCCTCCCTGGTAA